The Helianthus annuus cultivar XRQ/B chromosome 15, HanXRQr2.0-SUNRISE, whole genome shotgun sequence genomic sequence catcttaTTCTAGAGATTTTCCTTGTTTCTTTATCTATTTCTTGAGTTTTCTATGATGGATGGTAATTAGGTTTGAGTTTTCTGAAAAAGGTAAAGAAGGATTGCTGAGGTAAGCATTTTTCAGATCTATTTTGGATTTTTATCTTGTTCAAATTTGCTTATTTCTGTCCATATTTGTTCCTTCCGTATTTATTAATGACCTAGTGTGGAGTCACACTTGGGAAATAAATCTCCCTCACCAGTTGCATTCTCTATCACTAAGTTCTTATGCTCAAAGCCTATTAGTATTACTTTACATTGAATACAAGGAACTGTATATATAAGGGGAGAGAACTGCTAGTGTTATCAACATGAAAGTGACCCCTAACAACTCATTAGATGATATAAGTGCCAACAGTTAGTAAAACTGGTGGATAGTGACACTGTTACATTAAACTACTGCTTTTAGTGAGAATAAGTGAAATTAGTTGGATTCCTTAGAACTACTAGTGAGAACCAGCATTTCTAGGAATCCAGGAATTTCTGGtctttgacttgttgacttgatCTTCTAGTCTTCAGTCTTGACATTTGTTGACTTGGCTGTTGACTAGCACTTTTGCATTCCATCGCTTATTTTTCTATTCTCTGTTATTGAAGGAAGCAGTCATGTATCAGTAGTTTGGGTAGTTGTTTTAGGGAAACTTTTGAACCAATGATTGTACTTCACCTTATTTCATCATCAGCAGATCTTATATAACCCAACACCCTCCCAACTCTACAGTGTTTTGTAGGTCGTCGTCCTGCTCATAGATTCAATCCACTAGACGATCCGCAAGTCTGGTTTTTAGATCTTAACTCGGAATTTTCAACTAGTTACATTTATTTGACTAAAAATATGTATATAAAGTTTTCAGTTCTCAAAATACAAGTTGGTGTTCAACTTGCGTGAACTGATCGAATTGCCAATAGACTTTTTCCCAGTTGGGAGTTATCTCCTTGTTTGATTTGAAGAATTAAATTAATGTTCTAGAATCTAAACAACTAAAAGTTAgcttattttctttttctttattatATCATACATAAAAAAAAGTAGGGGAAGGTTAACGTATAATAGTACTTAACGTGTGATGCGTACGCGAgtaaattacgcatgttataaaaGTCAAACCCTAATCACACAAGGGTAACTCAAAATCACGCATgacaaaaaaaatacataaatcacgcattaacaaaaacaaaatacCGAAAATCACGAATGAACAAAACCCTAAATCACGCATGCCTAACCATAATCACACACGTTGCTTAGTGGTCGCGTAAAAATGGGAAGACACGCTTCTTAATCTCCTCCTCGCGTACACAAAACACGATAAACGccattgtattttacactttcttgaaaaagtaaataaaagtaCAACACTTAGTATTACATAAAATGAGCGTTTAAACGACATTGTTAACCATTTACAACATATTATCAACAAGTCTTTTATTCACAACAATTTATTTCAAACACTATTTAGGCCGAACCTCAATGCCTTCCACAATAAGGCCTCCTTTATATTCACGACGCTCTTGAAACCCCATTTCAACTTCACATTCATCTCCATCATCGCAGTAGAATTCACCTAACTCGATCTCCATCTATCCATCATTTCTCGCTCCCCGAGCGTGTACATGTGCATGTGGTTGTCCGCGCGCATGTGGTTGCTGAAGATAAACATTAGTCGTCTCATTTCTTACCCCGCCAAAGCTAACTATTGTTTTTCAAGGTGTAGAAAGTACCCATGAATCCCTACTTATTCGAAAGACAAGATATGCAACATACGTTGTCTTTGGGGACAACATTGCACTTGCTATTCTGCCTTGGATATCAAGCCACCAAACATTTCTAAGTATGCCTACGTCCGCAAACCTACACCAATAGTTACACATTAATATAAGTTTCGCCGGGCCTTTTGGCTTAGATCATATGTGCAGACAATGGCGGACAAAGTATTTTATTTTACGGGGGTCGTACTTTAAATACGTGTAGTAAATTGGGGTCAATCTTCAGTTTGTCTTACACATAAATAGATTAAAAGACAAAAATATCATAGATCACTTGATCCCTGGTACCAAGCACTTGGTCCCCTTTTAAAGAAAGGGAAAATCACTAAAATAGTCATGTTGACTAAAGGAATTGTCAAAATAGCCACGGAATGTGTTGAATTACCACTTAACAAGAGATCAGCATGTGTCTTTTTGGCACAGGAGACAAAAAATGGCACTAGAGAAAAAGTGGCGTAGGAGGTGATGGCGCATGAGAGACAACACAAATGGTGTTTTATATTTGagttttcaaatgaaatgaagaGAAGGCGCAAGAGGTGATGTGTTGCGCCATATGGTGTAGGAGATGCAACTATGCCACTGGAGATGAAGGGCTGgactgtaagattaaatatattatgtttaatatttaatctatagccatcataatcatttgcattatagagatcaaaatatattagaacctattatttaattagttggtaattgttgatggaccatattacccttagtaactaattaggtttcctcctgggtgcttatataaggagagttatgtggaggtttaggggttactcagttacacaattacaccaccccattagccataacatcatcacgaaacctcctctccataaccgatacccttttcggttttctaagtccccatcatcagttagcaccctaaggaggaaccagatcaagatgacaagcatgtcgaactccattactggattctcctctgcactatctgctgtgacaggtatgatttatattgttttccttcatgcacaaacagaactgaaccaacatgtggtatcagagcatatgttgattagtcagttctgttttgtatccataattctgggattgaaacttggaaaacggaattttgaaaCTTTATGAAATTAACAGCCGTTTCGAGTCATGAACATCGACTCGAGATCTTAGTTTTCGTGAAAAATAATCATATGTTCATTCGATTTTAACTGGGTTCATGTTTTAcaaccgaaatctgtttagaagtcttagaaaattcaggtttcgggttccagaattttatttttttatgattagggttcatcatgttcatgagaaaattcgaagtattctgttatgttttggaatgatttaggattaatgggtgtttttttccatgtttgatctaattttatcttttaattttattcgaaactgttattagataaacagttattattttcgaaatatgttgacaaaattagatcagcttaaaacaggaaagaatatctcttaatcccttagatttcgaattttcagttatgatATCAGAATTAACAGCTGttaacgaggttgctactcgcaaccatgaggttgctactcgcaaccatgaggttgctactcgcaaccataacgtcatcactcgagaccatgaggttgctactcgcaaccatgaggttgctactcgcaaccatgaggttgctactcgagaccatgaggttgctactcgcaaccatgaggttgctactcgcaaccatgaggttgctactcgcaaccatgaggttgctactcgcaaccatgaggttgctactcgagagcAAAAggtcattagtcgagaccgtagttgcgactcacaaccataacgtcattagtcgagaccgtagttgcgactcgaaatctcattattttaagctgtttaaatgtgaactaaagAAAAAATTTTTCagggctccgccccgaaccccggGCGGGGGCACGCTGTTCCCCGCAAcccccagcgaactcaccgcggagttcgatccgcgctaacgggtggtttgctattaaatgattggtttttgtaattatttagttaattaatgaggatcaaataatgttttacaaaaccaaaatggctttacttgaatgagcttctgatgcatcatttctggccaaagctgacttgatgcatctacttatcatccaagtattacgaaagctatgttgtgtgtgcatcataagcatgaatgtctttatttctggccaaagctgatctaattcattcatagatggcatactcaacaagtgcataattaaagtgtttgtctcaatttctggccaaagctgatttgttacaaccactttgcacatatgcttaaatgattacacttctggccaaagctgttttgtctttgtttaagtagaactttaagtagtctattattttgatgttagtaatagacatatcacaacctcttcacataatgatccttatattaatgatcctcaattaatttttgtgatcattttgtctgccttattcttagtacccatattTTTACTCACTAtgattttcttctataaatctatatctcatccactctaattcctaagcctaaaatgttttgctttatttaaagtttctatgagaattagctcttaaattaagtccttgattatctcttaagacacgataaccttattgctctcttctgataaggcactatggaagaaaagtagagcatgatgattaggataaatcgaacatgatgtctcttatgataatcaagaactctctaataTAATTGCTATCattaaagttattccagattaatttttttcctaagactaatctataattgtggaataattaCAAGAACTCCTAAGGTACATGTCTTCATTTAACTAATTATAAATTATAtggttaagtggtatatgtgaatatattataatgtacaataccatgacccataaagttaagggcttacgcatggaaataagtacattttccagtacattacatactaagttttcatttgtacaatttgatgcattataaatcagctataacactcaaaagtaccaaagtacaacgagtgtgttgataagcaacatatgtacatagaaataaatgtttgaaactggaaaataagatgttattcaccttacaaccactaagaACTTTACGAGAGGATTGTTCTaaagtccatagacaaattaccagtgttaatcccaacgttaaggttcttcaagggaaaatctcactgcataattatgtcattagactaggcataagcaacgagactatccattattctaaagaacagttggaaaAATTGATTAGATagtaacttactaatgatatttaagtctgataattttaatattccaattaacacatgattagttgactctagttccatacgtttccttaccagaactcgacaaataactaacatgagagttagtgacaaaattaaatgttaagactataagaaccataatgaacagtcttccaacaacgcttttcgataccttatatattctgattaatcagaatatagtatcataattaagcaatgttatgaaggttgtgaggtttgcatagtcaacataaagtcacacttatcttaaattctcatcttatttgttctaaatatctggatagaaacattactgtgatgaaactagatgataccttactttttcacaacttttgtcatcatgcaaatgagaatttgacaaaaggaaaatgagacttataaatttcatccattagaaccaaaattcatgagaaatcataacatggttaatgaggatgattttttcatctaatctcattttcagtgattctaaatcatgacgttacagccctaaatattacttggcttaaggaataagtatgggtccatcataagtcattcattgacattcgtggaacttattccaaatggaatattcagacataattcatttatcatttgaaagactatcaacttgtatctaaattttgtcgcatatggcctacggtcttagaagaactctattcatatatgtagttaatcagatttctattaaatatgtccttaaagtttcttatgatatctggacattaaagaaatcaaataaagtctaacgtatatgtgataggttcccacgtcacgtagctcattgaaacttctcttgtagcattctagagatattaaagatcagtgggagcattaagtgtcttaataataacttgcaatagttgcaagagatGGGGGattgaaaatttttaaatttccacctcttgtacaagacatcgctccatcacgacactgttcaataaaaccttatctccttaaatctaatgctactcttacaaaagtttcattgttgcttaattgtgggcgcacttagatttcttacctaaactaacataatcctcaacaagagaaactacaacgactaatgtcattaatttgttttctctattagaatttgttggtcgttaagtattgaccctaagcatgctgagttcctaaagatttctaaggttagtgggagcagtcACAGTCCTTAttatgacttgcaaggaatacaagaggcggggggaagagtgtcattaaattcactccgaatttaactccgattacacctcttgtacactatactgcaccaactcttacaaacttagaatgaaaatgatagcaacctaaccaagagctaatccataaaattgaaacttctaatgaacccaataatcaactcaggaggtcatctaggtttaaaagcctactaactttgatgattacataacctccctaattgaagttgaaatggattttggaaatgtttactgatcctatctcttcaaattaagccattagtgtaaatcaatcatttgaatggaataaaacagttttataGTGAAACTGACTTTGTGTGTTCTTAttacgtttgggatttgattaagttacctaagagtgttcatgactaaaccaaatcctaatataagcgttaagacactcaaaagtatgattgattgtcaaaggttgtactcaggaagagataaattattaaagaatctttattgcatatctaacaaaagatttctttgaggatcatcactgttctagtagcttataatagttttaagctacattagatgaacattaaaacgattttccctaataaatggctgacacatttacatgttcattagataacaacctaaagtttcaaactgaaggttaaagaacactttgtttgtaagccaataatatccatgtatgggttaatgcaaacatcataatgtgatgaaaagctaacgtaattattttcatcaagaatcaagtggattaatgtacctacctcaagatgagtgggagcaactaaaataaacttgtctatatagatgacattctttgacaagcatatgttacataagtcaaagcattgttaacacaaactttgatataataaaactcagagatatctcttacgtgattgatatcataacatactgagatagacccaatgggatattagtttcgttccataagtttaacattaaatgggtccttacatatgtaacaatcaatattgctctcctttagaggataataggataaatgagattatttatttatgcttcattaattagaagccttatgtaagtttaagtctatactcgtttagatattactcatattgcaacacactagatatgtctagattaatgtgtagcatctaatggagtattacaatatctttaaaagaaacgagagactacaatttaaagaagaagtgagaattaaaaccggtttattactctaactttgagatattcaaagattataaaatgcagtttcgggtatatctttatgtcagcagacaaaacctatttcatggaggagtcataatgcactgatattaacaacctaagttataacgacataacatggccactaaatgttgttggaaatttaatcagtggactcataagtttattaactccatataatgttttgaagaattagtgtgataaagtcagctaccataactccttgaacagtaacagttcaagaggtgctgcattaagtttcgatacgcaattaattattcgtttatgaacgaattgaggaaactaagttttgtatcgaatacattcatgatatgcttaaggatcctataactgaagggctattacccataagtcttattaagagagctcatagacgggtattaattaaaagtcgtgcgcaattgcatatcgtactatgaatgactaagtattagttaattttcctcaagtttgattttgtatgtctgttagaatatgttcaaccggtataatggcatatagacaaataaaagttacaaatcaaacaaagggcttacgcgtattttgatcatgatgattaggttttaaattaaggctatagtatgattaatgggggtcctgagtcgcataatgattcaacggctgtatttttctgctatagtacttgtttaaggctaaaatgagtgttaactcctgatcaggcttatctaatactcatagtaaatgattactcggctaagtgggagaatgtaagattaaatatattatgtttaatatttaatctatagccatcataatcatttgcattatagagatcaaaatatattagaacctattatttaattagttggtaattgttgatggaccatattacccttagtaactaattaggtttcctcctgggtgcttatataaggagagttatgtggaggtttaggggttactcagttacacaattacaccaccccattagccataacatcatcacaaaacctcctctccataaccgataccctttttggttttctaagtccccatcatcagttagcaccctaaggaggaaccagatcaagatgacaagcatgtcgaactccattactggattctcctctgcactatctgctgtgacaggtatgatttatattgttttccttcatgcacaaacagaactgaaccaacatggaCATGAGTAAAGTTGTATATTAAAGATGGTGCCAAAGACGAAAAGGCAAGGCTATTTTGGTAATTCAAGAAAGTCAAGGTCAATTTCATAAATTTCTTGGTCAAATGGGTTGTTTTGTTGATTTTCCCTTAAAGAAAAAAGCCAAGCATCGAGAGGGAGGAAGACCTTGATTCAGGTATATGTCCCCATTCCCAGTAACGAGTGTCGTTACCCCACGCAATTGATAAGTCCATTGCCCCCAACAAATAGCATTTTCTCCCACTCTGCCTATCTAGCTTCAAGCCCTGTGGATGGAAGATCAATCTTACGTTAACAGTTAAATCcaaaaaaattacaaaatcaATGAACTTGGCAGCCAGACTATATAAAAaaataggcaaaagatcaaatacaaataatcttaacatactaaacatacaaattgaaggaaaacccaaaaagacaaggtggcatttttgtaattaccaccaactatcaaagttacaaccaaaaatacgtaaaaaaacacaaatttttttaacattttttattaaaaaatcgctacatttcgttagcaaaaaaaaaaaaattttttttttggctgctactaaaagtagcgattttttaataaaaaatgttaaaaaaataaaataaaataatttgtgtgtttttttatatttttttaggttttttggggggtttagtttttagcattttagcttgggggaggggggggttaggttttttttaggtttttggaggtggggggtgggggggggaggggggttaggtttttttaggttttggggggggggtatgtttttttttaggtttttggggggtggggggtttaggttttttttgggggtggggagagtggttaggtttttttaggtatatttgtagagtaactttgatagttattgataattacaaaaatgtcaccttgtctttttgagttttccttcaatttgtatgtttagtatgttaagattatttgtacaagaactttaccctaaaAAAATAAGGGCCCCAAActtttttaaatcataaaagaaaCAACCTAGTTAGGTAATCGACTGCCATAACTGATTTAGATCACAATTCAAGTGATGGATCACCAGGTTGTTTAACTTACCAAATAACCACGATCAAGGATGATATACGACTCGGATAACAGGTGGTAGAGTTGCTTCTTAGACTCGAAAACTACTGGGGAAACCTCCCTCGCGATGATTTCATGGTAATCCGGTGGCAGAAACCGCTCCCAAACAGCGTCAGAATCAACCGCTAAATTCAATGCTTTGGAGATGGAAGCAGCTCTGCAGGCATCGCGAGGTGACGTGATCGACAATAGTATATCCGTCACGCAGCCTTCAGGCAGATCGGAGATCGTAGGCGCCTTGTCTGATTCGGTCATTCTAAGTTGCAAATAGTACGTAGTGCAAAGGGACACGGCTTTGTTCAGAGGGAAATAAACAAGAATTTTAAATTGGGTGATACTATACACACCCCCCCTATTTACTAATTACACCCCCCTATAAAAACATCACATCCATCAATCCATCCATCCATCAATCCTTTGCTTTTTGTTTTtagtcttttttgtctttttgttgtctttttattatattttagtgtctttttgttattatttactattagtaatgaattattattattattattattattattattattattattattattataacctataaaattttttaaaattttaggccccgaggtatataaaaaaattcggttcatatcgggttgggttgggtcgggtcatgtaatcaagctaaaatttatataatcaacaaaaacacgtcaaacgtcgTTACAAATATATTTAGAAAGTCACCCTATTGGTTATACTTTTTGAAATATATTCAAAACATCATTTCATTAAATCTTAATGCGTATTAGCTTATTTTTTCAAATAAAAGTACATCTTCAGACAACTAACAGAGCTGAAAGCCAACATGCCAAGCTAAAAAAATTCTTGAATTCAGCAAATTGTACCTTAGATAAGATTGTTCGTCACATTGATGAAGTAGTGAACTCGCAATATACAATTGTTAAAGATAGCTTCGAAAAAAGTAGAACTGTTCTAATGCATAAACACAACCTACCAATGTTGAAGCTATTACATGGCTCTGTTTCTCATGAAGCACTTGATATAATAATAGCAGAGCGTCATTTAAAGCGTTCACATTGTCGTTGTCAAGTTCGTAAGTGTTATGGATTACCATGTGCTTGTGAAATCTCAAAGTATAAGAAAGCAGGTCAGTGTATTAAACTAAGATTCGGTCGATGTGCTTGGTAATATTTAAAAGCTGACAACTTATGTTTTAATGCAGGTTAATCTATTCCTTTAGATTCGGTCGATGAATTTTGGAGGAAACTCGAGTTACCAGTATATTGTGAGGATATTACTTGTGACGTCGAGTTGGAAAGTTTTAAACAAGCCTTCGATAATCGATCCATGCCTGGAAAGCAAAGTTTACTACAAAAGTTAAAAGCATTAACCAATCCAAGTATACCTTTTGTTGAAGAGCCTGATGTTAAAAAAATACTCGTGGACGACCAACTACAAAATCCAAACAACAAACAATACCAAACCCTGCAATTCCTAAACCGCCCCTTCAACGAAGCTACTCTCAGAAGCCTCCAAGGCACAGTCCGTTTAGGAACTCCCAAGATCATGATTACACTCAAGAGCCTGCAAGGCATAGTTCATTTACGAACTATCAAGAGCAGGATTACACTCAAGAGCCTTGGAGACATAGTTCATTCGGGTATCTAGAGACTGATGATTATGTTGGTTACATCAGTCCAGACATGAAATATCAAGTGCCTGGTGAAACAAGTCCGTTCATAAATCAAGATATTTACGGAAAAAAACCATTCAAGGACGATCCTGGTGAACCAAGTCCGTTCATGACACAAGATACAGACGGACAAGGTTTTTTTACCAACCTTTTAAACACACCGGGATATGATTTCATGGGGTTGAACCAAGATATTGTCGGACAAAGTTCTTTCGCCAACTCTACAAGTGCGCCAGGCTATGACTTCATGGGGTTGAACCAAGATCAAACATCACAGGTGATGCACAACTATATTCATCTAATTCCAAAAATCTTCCATGCGTATGTTACACGCATACATAACGTGTTAGGTGATGGAAATTGTGGGTTTCGGGCGAGAGCTTCTGCTCTCGGGTACGGTGAAGATGAATGG encodes the following:
- the LOC110933812 gene encoding F-box protein At2g02240 — encoded protein: MTESDKAPTISDLPEGCVTDILLSITSPRDACRAASISKALNLAVDSDAVWERFLPPDYHEIIAREVSPVVFESKKQLYHLLSESYIILDRGYLGLKLDRQSGRKCYLLGAMDLSIAWGNDTRYWEWGHIPESRSSSLSMLGFFL